In Rheinheimera sp. MM224, one DNA window encodes the following:
- a CDS encoding porin, which produces MSAQYTQYYGLYSKARTSPTRFYKTFQLASLTAALLVSLPSQAGFPTIYGKINVSAQQYDFEKLNFAQTTPATNPVSYQHSGATSIADELDNTSVESNASRFGIRGDLDVSADLKIIYLVEYGIDTDNGTNANGRELTQRNIYAGLQGEWGTLLIGKNDTPLKTLQTNTVVRGDIDRFNDAALADIGSYLVGENRADNVIQYNSPIFLEGFEFSFAAIQSEETGIAVNANNPQDDSDLASGYSSALTYGKSKWFVGVAVDSNVATTDAVRVLGEVSVGSVKLGAIYQTAEAHKDTDRIGPFSTFVGSSVSNSGAQNGLNPISEWDGASGNAFIEQDGYVLNAAWKVAGPWTAKAQYGSSTSTPANSSYGDVDVTALALGVDYKLSDAARLYSYYAQLETEGDSLIGTVKPKDSTLAVGLDFRF; this is translated from the coding sequence ATGTCAGCTCAGTACACTCAATATTATGGTTTATACAGTAAAGCCAGAACCAGCCCAACCCGTTTCTATAAAACCTTTCAACTGGCCAGCCTGACCGCAGCTTTGTTGGTCAGCTTACCCAGTCAGGCCGGTTTCCCGACTATTTACGGCAAAATTAATGTCAGTGCCCAGCAGTATGATTTCGAAAAGTTAAATTTTGCCCAAACCACACCAGCCACTAACCCTGTTAGCTATCAGCATAGTGGCGCAACCAGCATAGCCGATGAGCTGGACAATACTTCTGTCGAAAGCAACGCCTCGCGTTTTGGTATTCGTGGTGATTTAGACGTGTCTGCCGATCTGAAAATTATTTATCTGGTGGAATACGGTATAGACACGGACAACGGCACCAACGCCAATGGCCGTGAGCTGACTCAGCGTAATATCTACGCTGGCTTGCAAGGCGAATGGGGTACGCTGCTTATCGGCAAAAACGATACACCACTGAAAACCCTGCAAACCAATACAGTTGTACGTGGAGACATCGATAGATTTAATGATGCCGCTTTAGCTGATATCGGCAGTTATCTGGTCGGCGAAAACCGCGCCGATAATGTCATTCAATACAACTCCCCTATTTTCCTTGAAGGTTTCGAATTCAGTTTTGCCGCTATTCAAAGCGAAGAAACAGGCATAGCAGTCAACGCCAACAATCCGCAGGATGACAGTGATTTAGCAAGTGGTTATTCCAGCGCTTTAACTTACGGTAAATCCAAATGGTTTGTTGGTGTCGCCGTCGACAGCAACGTGGCGACCACTGATGCAGTCCGGGTTTTAGGCGAAGTATCTGTTGGCTCGGTGAAATTAGGAGCTATCTACCAAACCGCTGAAGCCCATAAAGACACCGACCGTATTGGCCCCTTCTCTACTTTTGTTGGCTCTTCAGTATCAAATTCTGGCGCGCAAAACGGCCTGAATCCTATCAGCGAATGGGATGGCGCTTCAGGCAATGCCTTTATTGAACAGGATGGTTATGTGCTGAACGCAGCCTGGAAAGTCGCAGGCCCATGGACAGCCAAAGCTCAATACGGCAGTTCAACTTCAACACCAGCCAACAGCAGCTACGGCGATGTGGATGTGACAGCTCTGGCTCTGGGTGTGGATTACAAATTAAGTGACGCAGCACGGCTTTACAGCTACTACGCCCAGTTAGAAACCGAAGGTGACAGCCTGATCGGCACGGTAAAACCTAAAGACAGCACTTTGGCTGTAGGTCTGGATTTTAGATTCTAA
- a CDS encoding isopenicillin N synthase family dioxygenase, protein MLHSTQKFLSGNATQEASRALPVLDLSLMDGTAVEQQSFIQQLRVAARDVGFFYLTGHGQTEQKQQQILALAKQFFALPLADKQQVQMIHSPHFRGYTGLGGELTRGQPDIREQFDVMREEAVPAKTDISPAWQGLIGPNQWPTALPQMQTELLNWQQSLSDITVKLMRALMLALQQPADALDATIKAGPYQHMKLIRYPGVDAKASNSKQGVGAHKDPGYLTLVVQDDQSGLEVETEQGWVSVAPLPGAFVVNIGELLELASNGYLKATLHRVVSPNSGVERYSCAFFMAAQLDATVPLLQLPSHLADEAKGPASDPSNPLFYQVGQNVLKGRLRSHRDVAAAHYAELAKAV, encoded by the coding sequence ATGCTTCATTCAACACAAAAGTTTTTATCCGGCAACGCCACACAAGAGGCCAGCAGGGCTTTACCTGTGCTGGATCTGAGCCTGATGGATGGCACAGCCGTTGAGCAACAGTCTTTTATTCAGCAATTGCGTGTTGCAGCCCGTGATGTGGGTTTCTTTTACCTGACGGGTCATGGTCAGACTGAACAGAAACAACAACAGATTTTAGCGCTGGCAAAACAGTTTTTTGCATTGCCACTGGCCGATAAACAACAAGTGCAGATGATCCACTCACCCCACTTTCGTGGTTACACAGGCTTAGGCGGTGAATTAACCCGTGGTCAGCCGGATATCCGCGAACAGTTTGATGTGATGCGGGAAGAAGCTGTACCAGCAAAGACGGATATCAGCCCAGCCTGGCAAGGTTTAATTGGTCCTAACCAATGGCCAACGGCTTTACCACAAATGCAAACTGAACTGCTGAACTGGCAACAGTCGCTTTCTGATATCACAGTAAAGCTAATGCGCGCTTTAATGCTGGCCTTACAACAACCTGCTGATGCTTTAGACGCCACTATTAAAGCAGGCCCTTATCAGCATATGAAGTTGATCCGTTATCCAGGCGTGGATGCAAAAGCGTCGAACAGCAAACAAGGTGTGGGCGCCCATAAAGATCCGGGTTATCTGACCTTAGTAGTGCAGGATGATCAATCAGGTTTAGAAGTGGAAACTGAACAAGGTTGGGTCAGCGTAGCTCCACTGCCGGGTGCTTTTGTGGTCAATATTGGTGAGCTGCTGGAACTCGCGTCCAATGGCTACTTAAAGGCTACCTTACACCGCGTAGTTAGCCCGAATTCTGGTGTAGAGCGTTACTCTTGTGCCTTTTTTATGGCAGCTCAACTGGACGCCACCGTGCCTTTATTGCAGTTGCCGTCTCATTTAGCTGACGAAGCTAAAGGTCCGGCCAGCGATCCAAGCAACCCATTGTTTTATCAGGTGGGCCAGAATGTGCTAAAAGGACGTTTACGTTCACACCGTGATGTGGCTGCCGCTCATTACGCAGAGTTAGCAAAAGCTGTCTAA
- a CDS encoding sulfate ABC transporter substrate-binding protein: MQSIKSKLLLTATVLTLSSGLMAKDITLLNVSYDPTRELYRDYNKAFSAYWQQKTGDTVKIEQSHGGSGSQSRSVIDGLRADVVTLALSGDIDPLAKIGKLLPENWESRLADSSAPYTSTIVFLVRKGNPKNIKDWDDLVKEGVEVITPNPKTSGGARWNYLAAWAYAEQKYGFDDAAKDFVGKLFKNVPVLDSGARGSTTTFVQRGIGDVLLAWENEAFLAVNELGKDKIEIVVPSLSILAEPSVAVVDKNTEAKGTTEVATAYLQYLYSKEGQQLAAKHYYRPRDKEVAAEYSKQFPQLKLVTIADFGGWQKAQPEHFGDGGVFDQIYN, from the coding sequence ATGCAAAGCATCAAAAGTAAATTACTGCTGACCGCCACTGTACTGACCTTAAGTTCAGGCTTAATGGCCAAAGATATTACCTTACTCAATGTGTCGTACGACCCGACCCGAGAGTTATACCGTGATTACAACAAAGCCTTCTCGGCTTACTGGCAGCAAAAAACCGGCGATACCGTCAAAATTGAACAATCACATGGCGGCTCCGGCAGCCAGTCACGTTCTGTCATTGATGGCTTAAGAGCAGACGTAGTGACCTTAGCTTTGTCCGGCGATATAGATCCGCTGGCAAAAATTGGTAAGTTACTGCCGGAAAACTGGGAAAGCCGCTTAGCCGACAGCAGTGCGCCTTACACCTCCACCATAGTTTTTCTGGTGCGCAAAGGTAATCCGAAAAATATCAAAGACTGGGACGATCTGGTCAAAGAAGGGGTCGAAGTCATCACTCCAAATCCAAAAACCTCAGGCGGCGCCCGCTGGAACTATCTAGCAGCCTGGGCTTATGCCGAACAAAAATATGGCTTCGATGATGCAGCCAAAGACTTCGTAGGCAAGCTGTTTAAAAACGTGCCTGTGCTGGACTCAGGCGCACGTGGTTCAACCACCACTTTTGTGCAGCGTGGTATAGGTGATGTGTTATTGGCCTGGGAAAACGAAGCCTTTTTGGCGGTAAATGAATTAGGCAAAGACAAAATTGAAATCGTAGTGCCGTCCTTATCTATTCTGGCTGAACCTTCTGTTGCTGTAGTAGATAAAAACACTGAAGCCAAAGGCACCACCGAAGTAGCAACTGCCTACCTGCAGTACCTGTACAGCAAAGAAGGCCAACAACTGGCAGCCAAACATTACTACAGACCTCGCGACAAAGAAGTGGCTGCAGAATACAGCAAACAGTTCCCACAACTGAAGCTGGTGACTATTGCCGACTTTGGTGGCTGGCAAAAAGCTCAACCAGAACACTTTGGTGATGGCGGCGTTTTTGATCAGATTTATAACTAG
- a CDS encoding trans-sulfuration enzyme family protein, giving the protein MKFRTLSIHAGQQPDPSTGALATPVYFTSTFSYGTAEEGQARFSGQNPGYIYSRFANPTTAALEQKLAALEGADEALVVASGMAAVSAIMYALTNAGDEVAFIDPVYGGTDAFLRNTLTRAGVTLSRYSSDKDFAERVKPNTKVVLFEPITNPTLKVIDTRIVVEAARKVGALVICDNTFLTPYLFRPLEIGADIVMHSGTKYLSGHGDIIAGIVAGRSELMQKIRTVALKHIGSPIGPQEAYLLQRGVKTLTLRMDAHIENARKVADYLAAHPKVAKVYYPGHASHPGHQAIADTATGFGGMVAVDIEGGFTKAAVFLNNLQLFAQAVSLGDVESLACHPASTTHAAMTAEDRQRAGVTENLVRLSIGVEDADDLIADLAQALAKL; this is encoded by the coding sequence ATGAAATTCCGTACTTTAAGTATTCATGCCGGGCAACAACCAGACCCAAGTACCGGTGCTTTAGCCACTCCGGTGTATTTCACCAGTACCTTTAGTTACGGCACAGCCGAAGAAGGTCAGGCGCGTTTTTCAGGTCAGAATCCGGGTTATATCTACAGCCGTTTTGCCAACCCTACTACCGCAGCTTTAGAACAGAAACTAGCAGCGCTGGAGGGGGCAGACGAAGCTTTAGTAGTAGCAAGCGGTATGGCGGCTGTCAGCGCCATTATGTATGCGCTGACCAATGCAGGTGACGAAGTGGCTTTTATCGACCCGGTTTACGGCGGTACTGATGCCTTTTTACGTAATACCTTAACCCGCGCCGGTGTGACTTTAAGCCGTTACAGCAGCGATAAAGACTTTGCCGAACGGGTGAAACCCAATACCAAAGTGGTGTTATTTGAACCTATCACCAACCCCACCTTAAAAGTGATAGACACCCGTATTGTGGTGGAAGCGGCCCGTAAAGTCGGCGCTCTGGTAATTTGTGACAATACCTTTTTAACCCCTTATTTATTCCGTCCGCTGGAAATAGGTGCTGATATTGTGATGCACAGCGGCACTAAGTATTTGTCTGGCCATGGCGATATTATTGCCGGCATAGTGGCAGGACGCAGCGAACTGATGCAGAAAATCCGTACTGTGGCACTGAAGCATATAGGTTCACCTATAGGCCCGCAGGAAGCTTATTTACTGCAACGTGGCGTAAAAACTCTGACCTTGCGGATGGATGCTCATATCGAAAACGCCCGTAAAGTAGCAGACTACTTAGCAGCTCACCCTAAAGTGGCCAAGGTGTATTATCCGGGTCATGCCAGTCATCCGGGGCATCAGGCAATAGCAGACACAGCCACTGGTTTTGGTGGCATGGTGGCTGTTGATATCGAAGGTGGTTTTACCAAAGCTGCAGTATTTTTAAATAACCTGCAGTTATTCGCTCAGGCCGTGAGCTTAGGTGATGTGGAAAGTTTAGCTTGTCATCCTGCCAGCACTACTCATGCGGCTATGACAGCAGAAGACAGACAAAGGGCGGGGGTCACCGAGAATCTGGTTCGTCTGAGCATAGGTGTGGAAGATGCGGATGATTTAATTGCTGACTTAGCACAGGCTTTGGCTAAGCTGTAA
- the cysW gene encoding sulfate ABC transporter permease subunit CysW, with product MSSIPLHSPHPAAAALRKATTEPLWVRLLLTCIALLFLVLFLVLPLFIVFSEAFSRGAELYWASISEPAALHAIKLTLIAAAIAVPCNVIFGLAASWAIAKFQFKGRQLLITLIDLPIAVSPVIVGLSLMLIFGARGYLGDWLMDHDVRIMFAVPGIVLATIFITFPFVARELIPLMQEQGREQEEAALTLGANGWQTFFRVTLPSVKWALLYGVILANARAMGEFGAVSVVSGKIREQTNTMPLHIEILYNEYQFAAAFAVSSLLALLALVTLLLKSLLEYKAAKDLAGAQQAH from the coding sequence ATGAGCAGTATCCCACTTCATTCGCCTCATCCGGCAGCTGCCGCTTTACGCAAAGCCACCACTGAACCATTGTGGGTTCGCCTGCTGCTGACCTGCATAGCGCTGTTATTTCTGGTTTTGTTTCTGGTGCTGCCGCTTTTTATTGTGTTTAGCGAAGCATTTTCCCGTGGTGCTGAACTGTATTGGGCTTCAATCAGTGAACCTGCAGCTTTACACGCGATAAAACTCACACTGATAGCAGCCGCTATTGCTGTACCCTGCAACGTGATTTTTGGTCTGGCAGCCAGCTGGGCTATCGCCAAATTTCAGTTTAAAGGCCGGCAGCTGTTGATCACCCTGATAGACCTGCCAATAGCCGTCTCGCCTGTGATTGTAGGTTTAAGCCTGATGCTGATTTTTGGCGCCCGGGGTTATTTAGGCGACTGGCTGATGGATCATGATGTGCGCATTATGTTTGCCGTACCCGGCATAGTACTAGCGACTATTTTTATCACCTTTCCTTTTGTCGCCCGTGAGCTTATTCCACTGATGCAGGAGCAAGGCAGGGAACAGGAAGAAGCAGCTTTAACCTTAGGTGCCAACGGCTGGCAAACCTTTTTCCGTGTCACTCTGCCTTCAGTGAAATGGGCCTTGTTATACGGCGTGATTTTAGCCAATGCCCGCGCTATGGGTGAATTTGGTGCTGTCAGTGTGGTGTCAGGCAAAATCCGCGAGCAAACCAATACCATGCCTTTGCATATTGAAATTTTGTACAACGAATATCAGTTTGCTGCGGCTTTTGCAGTATCGTCTTTGTTGGCTTTATTGGCTTTAGTCACCCTGTTGCTGAAATCTCTGCTGGAATACAAAGCGGCCAAAGATTTGGCCGGTGCACAACAGGCCCATTAA
- a CDS encoding Na+/H+ antiporter NhaC family protein gives MDSPSAISLIPPVVVMAVAIWLKRPILSLVVGAVAGLLMLFPTQPFELLNTFAEISTSVMQDETIGWLILVCGGFGSLIGLLIHTGGAVAFGRSASKLATGPRSSMFMTFVLGCIIFIDDYLNALSVGEAMKRVTDKYKISRQMLAYIVDSTAAPICVIIPISTWAIFFGSLLEDNKVAAVGNGVEVYMQAIPYMLYPWLAVLMVMLVTLKIMPAIGPMKKAELAAQNGTPLDVLPDVGVEASASHHHVQGQTVPAGDQYAVHSMEQEFEDSNKQGKLRNFIVPMLMLIGFTIYFDIDVLKGLIVTLVLTIAFYSYQRLMPLGEMMEVMMNGFKTMLPAICTVIAAFVFKDVCDKLLLPQFVIENLTPYMTAQMLPAIVFLAMAVLSFATGSSWGIFAVSIPIVMPLAYAVEADIPLVIGALLSASSFGSQACFYSDSTVLAAQGSGCNLVSHAVTQLPYTLIAAALAFVGFILIA, from the coding sequence ATGGATTCACCAAGTGCCATTAGTTTGATCCCACCAGTTGTTGTGATGGCCGTTGCCATCTGGCTGAAGCGACCTATTTTGTCGCTCGTTGTGGGCGCAGTTGCAGGTTTGCTGATGCTGTTTCCAACTCAACCTTTTGAGTTACTGAATACCTTTGCTGAGATCTCGACCAGTGTAATGCAGGATGAAACCATTGGCTGGTTGATTCTGGTCTGTGGTGGTTTTGGCTCCTTAATTGGTTTGTTGATCCACACAGGCGGTGCAGTGGCTTTTGGCCGTTCTGCCTCTAAGCTGGCAACAGGCCCACGTTCCTCTATGTTTATGACCTTTGTTTTAGGCTGCATTATTTTTATCGACGATTACCTGAACGCTTTAAGCGTGGGTGAAGCGATGAAACGGGTCACTGACAAGTACAAAATCTCCCGTCAGATGCTGGCTTATATAGTGGATTCCACCGCTGCGCCTATTTGCGTCATTATTCCTATTTCTACCTGGGCTATCTTTTTTGGCAGTCTGCTGGAAGACAACAAAGTGGCTGCTGTAGGTAATGGTGTTGAAGTCTACATGCAGGCCATTCCTTATATGTTATATCCATGGCTGGCCGTATTGATGGTGATGTTAGTCACCTTAAAAATTATGCCAGCTATAGGCCCGATGAAAAAAGCTGAACTGGCAGCGCAGAATGGTACACCTCTGGATGTGCTGCCTGATGTGGGTGTTGAGGCCAGTGCCAGCCACCATCATGTGCAAGGCCAGACGGTGCCGGCAGGTGATCAATATGCTGTGCATTCCATGGAACAGGAATTTGAAGACAGTAATAAACAAGGCAAGCTGCGTAACTTTATAGTGCCTATGCTGATGCTGATTGGCTTTACCATCTACTTTGATATTGATGTACTCAAAGGCCTGATCGTGACTTTGGTGCTGACTATCGCTTTCTATAGCTACCAGCGTCTGATGCCATTAGGCGAGATGATGGAAGTGATGATGAATGGCTTTAAAACTATGTTGCCTGCCATTTGTACTGTAATAGCAGCTTTTGTATTTAAAGATGTCTGCGACAAGTTATTGTTACCTCAGTTTGTGATTGAAAACCTGACGCCTTATATGACAGCGCAGATGCTGCCCGCTATTGTATTTTTAGCTATGGCTGTGCTGTCGTTTGCCACAGGTTCATCCTGGGGGATTTTTGCGGTATCCATCCCTATTGTGATGCCTTTAGCCTACGCAGTAGAAGCTGATATTCCGCTGGTGATAGGCGCATTATTATCTGCCAGCTCTTTTGGCAGCCAAGCCTGTTTTTACAGTGACTCTACTGTATTAGCAGCTCAGGGCTCGGGCTGTAACCTGGTATCGCATGCTGTGACTCAGTTGCCTTATACCCTAATAGCGGCCGCTTTAGCTTTTGTTGGTTTTATCCTGATCGCCTAA
- the cysT gene encoding sulfate ABC transporter permease subunit CysT translates to MKKSSWLKPTVLPGFGLSLGFTTFYLSLIVLLPLAALLGHSLTLSWAEFWKVVASDRAIASYQLTFGASFIAAAVNLVFGLIVAWVLVRYNFFGKKVIDALVDLPFALPTAVAGIALTAIYAPNGWIGQHLSALGIKAAYSPLGVTLALIFIGLPFVVRTVQPVLEDLEKEIEEAAASLGANRLQTFCRILFPALLPSLLTGFALAFARAVGEYGSVVFISGNMPMKTEITPLLIMTRLEQFDYAGAAALGSVMLFISFILLLLINLLQHWSNNRHGAKA, encoded by the coding sequence TTGAAAAAATCATCCTGGCTAAAGCCTACTGTACTGCCCGGTTTTGGCTTATCTCTGGGCTTTACCACCTTTTATTTAAGCTTAATAGTGCTACTACCTTTAGCCGCTTTATTGGGCCATAGCCTGACGTTAAGTTGGGCTGAATTTTGGAAAGTAGTGGCCAGCGACAGAGCTATCGCCAGTTATCAGCTGACGTTTGGCGCCTCTTTTATTGCAGCAGCTGTCAATCTGGTGTTTGGTTTGATAGTCGCCTGGGTGTTAGTGCGCTACAACTTCTTTGGTAAAAAGGTGATTGATGCCTTAGTCGATTTGCCCTTTGCTTTACCCACAGCAGTGGCCGGTATTGCACTGACAGCCATTTATGCCCCTAATGGCTGGATTGGTCAGCATTTAAGTGCTTTAGGCATTAAAGCCGCTTACAGCCCTTTAGGTGTCACCTTAGCGCTGATTTTTATCGGTCTGCCTTTTGTAGTGCGCACAGTGCAGCCTGTGCTGGAAGATTTGGAAAAAGAAATTGAAGAAGCAGCCGCCAGTTTAGGTGCGAACCGCTTACAAACCTTTTGCCGTATTTTATTCCCAGCCCTGTTGCCCTCTTTACTGACAGGTTTTGCATTGGCTTTCGCCCGAGCTGTAGGTGAATACGGTTCTGTGGTCTTTATCAGCGGCAATATGCCAATGAAAACTGAAATTACGCCGCTGCTCATCATGACTCGCTTAGAGCAATTTGATTATGCCGGGGCTGCAGCTCTGGGCTCTGTGATGTTATTTATTTCTTTTATTTTATTGCTGCTGATTAACCTGCTTCAACACTGGAGCAACAACAGACATGGAGCTAAAGCATGA
- a CDS encoding valine--tRNA ligase: MEKTFNPSQVEQAMYQAWESKGYFKPSGDNSNGAYCIMIPPPNVTGSLHMGHAFQQTIMDALTRYKRMLGKNTLWQVGTDHAGIATQMVVERKLAAEGKPDRHAMGREAFIEKVWEWKAESGGTITEQMRRLGNSVDWDKERFTMDAGLSNAVQEVFVRLYQDDLIYRGKRLVNWDPKLHTAISDLEVENKEQKGHLWNLRYPLADGVTTADGKNYIVVATTRPETMLGDTGVAVNPDDERYQSLIGKEVLLPLVNRRIPILADEHADKDKGTGCVKITPAHDFNDYEVGKRHQLPMINVMTADATIRSEGECFFPNGEVNPAHNADIPAEFQGMDRYVARKAIVAAFDAAGLLDKVEDHNNTLPYGDRSGVVIEPLLTDQWYVRVAPMAKTAIEAVENGDIQFVPKQYENMYYSWMRDIQDWCISRQLWWGHRIPAWYDETGKVYVGRDEAEVRTKHALADDVKLRQDNDVLDTWFSSALWTFSTLGWPDNTEELKTFHPTDVLVTGFDIIFFWVARMIMMTMHFVKDENGKPQVPFKTVYVTGLIRDENGDKMSKSKGNVIDPLDMIDGISLEDLLVKRTSNMMQPQLAEKIGNQTKKQFPEGIEASGTDALRFTLAALASTGRDISWDMKRLDGYRNFCNKLWNASRYVTMMTEEKDCGLAGGEMELSLADHWIISQYQQTITQFRGYLDSYRFDMAANTLYEFTWNQFCDWYLELTKPVLFKGTEAQQRGTRHTLLTVLESLLRLMHPIMPFITEEIWQLVAPMVRKDLNPGDSIMLQAYPEFNQALVNETATADLEWVKSFIVAIRNVRGEMDIAPSKPLSVMVRNLTSDDSRRLQSNMAFLQNMAKLEAITVLADGDTAPACAAQLLGKMDILIPMAGLIDKEAELARIAKQMEKAQQEHDRVAGKLANEGFVAKAPEAVLAKEREKLAEALEAITKLKAQQEQIAAI; the protein is encoded by the coding sequence AAAGACATTTAACCCGAGTCAAGTTGAACAAGCCATGTATCAGGCATGGGAAAGCAAAGGCTATTTCAAGCCAAGTGGTGATAACAGCAATGGTGCTTATTGCATCATGATCCCACCACCAAACGTGACCGGTAGCCTGCATATGGGCCATGCGTTCCAGCAAACTATTATGGATGCCTTAACCCGCTACAAACGTATGCTGGGTAAAAATACCTTATGGCAAGTAGGGACTGACCACGCTGGTATCGCCACGCAAATGGTAGTAGAGCGTAAACTGGCAGCCGAAGGCAAACCAGACCGCCATGCTATGGGCCGTGAGGCTTTTATTGAAAAAGTATGGGAATGGAAAGCCGAGTCAGGTGGCACCATCACTGAACAAATGCGCCGTTTAGGCAACTCAGTCGACTGGGACAAAGAGCGTTTCACTATGGACGCTGGCCTGTCGAATGCAGTGCAGGAAGTTTTTGTGCGCCTGTATCAGGACGACCTGATTTACCGTGGCAAACGCCTGGTGAACTGGGATCCGAAGCTGCACACTGCTATTTCTGATTTAGAAGTAGAAAACAAAGAACAAAAAGGCCATCTGTGGAACTTACGTTACCCGCTGGCCGATGGCGTCACTACGGCTGATGGCAAAAACTACATAGTCGTAGCCACCACCCGTCCAGAAACTATGCTGGGCGATACAGGTGTTGCAGTGAACCCGGACGATGAGCGCTACCAGTCTCTGATTGGTAAAGAAGTGCTGCTGCCGCTGGTGAACCGCCGTATTCCAATTCTGGCCGACGAACATGCAGATAAAGACAAAGGCACAGGCTGCGTAAAAATCACACCAGCTCATGACTTTAATGACTACGAAGTAGGTAAACGTCATCAGTTACCCATGATCAACGTGATGACAGCGGACGCTACTATTCGCAGCGAAGGCGAATGTTTCTTCCCGAATGGCGAAGTAAACCCGGCGCACAACGCTGACATTCCTGCTGAATTCCAGGGTATGGATCGTTATGTGGCCCGTAAAGCCATAGTAGCGGCTTTTGATGCGGCTGGCCTGTTGGACAAAGTAGAAGATCACAATAACACCCTGCCGTACGGCGACCGTTCTGGTGTGGTGATTGAGCCTTTATTAACTGACCAGTGGTATGTGCGTGTGGCGCCTATGGCAAAAACCGCCATTGAAGCTGTGGAAAACGGCGACATTCAGTTTGTGCCTAAGCAGTATGAAAACATGTACTACAGCTGGATGCGTGATATCCAAGACTGGTGTATCAGCCGTCAGCTGTGGTGGGGTCACCGTATTCCAGCCTGGTACGACGAAACAGGTAAAGTCTATGTAGGCCGTGATGAAGCTGAAGTTCGTACTAAACACGCTTTAGCCGATGACGTGAAATTACGTCAGGACAACGATGTACTGGACACCTGGTTCAGCTCAGCGCTGTGGACTTTCTCTACTTTAGGTTGGCCGGACAATACGGAAGAGTTAAAAACCTTCCACCCGACCGACGTGTTAGTCACTGGTTTTGACATTATTTTCTTCTGGGTTGCCCGGATGATTATGATGACGATGCATTTTGTCAAAGACGAAAATGGCAAACCACAAGTACCGTTTAAAACTGTCTATGTGACTGGCCTTATTCGTGATGAAAACGGCGACAAGATGTCAAAATCCAAGGGCAACGTGATTGACCCGCTGGATATGATTGACGGTATCAGTCTGGAAGATCTGTTGGTAAAACGTACCAGCAATATGATGCAGCCACAACTTGCCGAAAAAATTGGCAACCAGACCAAAAAGCAATTCCCTGAAGGTATTGAAGCCAGCGGTACAGATGCGCTGCGTTTCACTTTAGCGGCTTTGGCTTCAACAGGCCGTGATATCAGCTGGGATATGAAACGTTTAGACGGTTACCGTAACTTCTGTAACAAGCTGTGGAACGCCAGCCGTTACGTCACCATGATGACCGAAGAGAAAGATTGTGGTCTTGCTGGTGGTGAAATGGAGCTGTCATTGGCCGATCACTGGATCATCAGTCAGTATCAGCAAACTATCACTCAGTTCCGTGGTTATTTAGACAGCTACCGTTTTGATATGGCGGCCAATACGCTGTATGAATTCACCTGGAACCAGTTCTGTGACTGGTACTTAGAGCTGACCAAACCTGTATTGTTTAAAGGCACCGAAGCCCAGCAACGTGGTACCCGTCATACCTTACTGACAGTGCTGGAATCTTTGCTGCGTTTAATGCACCCAATCATGCCATTTATTACTGAAGAAATTTGGCAGTTGGTGGCTCCAATGGTGCGTAAAGATCTGAACCCGGGCGACAGCATTATGCTGCAGGCCTATCCGGAATTTAATCAGGCGCTGGTAAATGAAACCGCCACGGCCGATCTGGAATGGGTGAAGAGCTTTATCGTTGCAATCCGTAACGTACGGGGTGAAATGGATATAGCGCCAAGCAAGCCATTATCTGTAATGGTGCGTAACCTGACAAGCGATGACAGCCGCCGCTTACAAAGCAATATGGCCTTCCTGCAGAATATGGCGAAGTTAGAAGCCATTACTGTATTGGCCGATGGCGACACAGCACCAGCTTGTGCCGCTCAGCTGCTGGGCAAGATGGATATTCTGATCCCTATGGCAGGTTTGATCGACAAAGAAGCCGAACTGGCCCGTATTGCCAAGCAAATGGAAAAAGCTCAGCAGGAACATGACCGTGTTGCCGGTAAACTGGCGAACGAAGGTTTTGTGGCTAAAGCGCCTGAAGCAGTACTCGCGAAAGAGCGTGAAAAACTGGCAGAAGCTTTAGAAGCTATCACCAAGTTAAAAGCCCAGCAGGAACAAATAGCTGCGATTTAA